The DNA window CAATCTCGCTCGGGGCGGGCACGCACCTCATCGCCGGGGCCTATCTCCACGGTCCTCTCCAGATGGGCGAGAACAATGCCCTCTATCCCGGCGTGGCCATTGGATTCGCGCCGCAGGACCTCGGCTTCGACCGGAGCCAGCCTGGAAGCGGATGCGTCATCGGCTCGGGCAACACCTTTCGCGAACATGTGACGATCCATCGCGGAAAGACGGCGCACCCGACGCGCGTGGGCAATGACAACTACTGGATGGCGTGCAGCCATGCGGGCCACGACGCGGTCGTCGGCAATCGCTGCATCTTCGCCAACAGCACGCTGCTCGCCGGGCATGTCGAGATCGCCGACCGAGTGATCACCGGGGGCAACACGGCCATCCACCAGTTCGTGCGGCTCGGCCGAGGGGTCTTCATGTCGGGAGGCGTGTCGCTGTCGCTTGATGCGCCACCCTTTGTGATGGTGACGGGGACGAACATCGGCGGGAGCCTGAACATCATTGGCATGCGGCGCTCGGGCATGCCGCCCGAGGAGATCGACGCCGCGCGCTGGTGCTATCGAACGGCCATCCGCAACAACCTGCCGCGAGCCAATGCTCTGGCCAAGCTGCGTGAGCGTGCGGGAATCCCGATCGTTGATGAGTACATCCGCTTCATCGAGAGCGCCAAGCGGCCGTTGATTCACTCGACCGGGCGCGCGGTTCGAGGAACTCACGCAGCGGCATCGAGCGACTCGGCCTCGGCGCGACAGGACGCCGCCGGCGCGGATGGAGCTCCTGCGGCTCCGGAATGGGATGGCGCCGACGAATGAGTCCGCGGCTCTGTGTCCTCGGATCGGGTAGCGGCGGCAACGGGTCGTGGGTGTCGTTGCCATCGCACGAGGGGACGCTTGAGTGCTTCATCGACGCCGGACTTTCACCAAAGCAGACGGGCGAGCGACTTCGCCTTCGCAATCTGCTGCCGATCAAGCCGCGGGTGCTCATCCTGACGCACGCCGACAGCGATCATTGGCGCCCGACATGGGCACCGCATGTGGAGCGCCTGCACATCAGAGTGTTGGCTCGGCGCGAGCATCATGCGGCACTCCTCGAGGCGGGCATGCCCCAGCGCCACCTTGAGGTGCTGCCGACGGGAACAGCCATGGAACTCGCTCCGGGCGTCACGCTGCACGCCCTGCCGACCCCGCATGATGAGCACGGTTCGACAGCGCTGCGCTTCGAGAGTTCGGCTGGACGCTTCGCCTGGCTCACCGACCTTGGCCGCGCCGAGCCCGAGGTCATCGACTTCGCCAAGGACTGTGAAGTCGTGGGCATTGAGAGCAACTACTGCCCCGACATGCAGATGGCGAGTCGCCGTCCGCTCTTTCTCAAGCAGCGCATCATGGGCGGCAGGGGGCATCTCTCGAACGAGCAGTGCCTCTCCGCAGTCGAGGCGATGGTGGCGTGTCGGCAGACGGTTCAACCCCACCGCTTCGTGCTCCTCCATCTCTCGCGGGATTGCAACAGCCCTTCGCGGATTCGGGACCTGTGGCGCCAGCGTGTTCCGGGACTGCTTGACCATGTGGTCATCACCTCGCAAACGATCCCAACGCCGGTCATGTCGATGGCCTCCCCCGCCCGCTACGATTGCATCGTTCCATGAGTGATCGACTCACCCACGAGTGCGGCCTGGCGCTGGTCCGCCTGCGGCATCCGATCTCGTGGTACGCACGGGAACTGGGCGACCCCCTGTGGGGACTTCGACGCCTCTTCCTGCTGATGGAGAAGCAGCACAACCGTGGGCAGGATGGCGCCGGCGTCGCGTGCGTGAAGCTCGACATGCCACCGGGCGACTCTTTCATGGAGCGCTCGCGCACGGCGAAGCGCAACGCCATCGAGCGTCTCTTCGATGAAGCGATGCGCCCCTTCGACCGGCTCGGCCGCGCTGGTCTGGCCCACCTCGACGAGACTGACCTGAAGCAACACTTCCCGATGCTGGGCGAGACGATGCTCGGTCACCTGCGCTATGGCACGCACAGTGGGAACTCGACCGAGACCTGCCATCCCTACATCCGGCGCCACTCGGTCGCCTCGCGCAATGTCGCCGTGGCGGGCAACTTCAACCTGACGAACGCGCGCGAGATCTTCCGGCAACTGGTCGACTACGGACTCGCGCCGGTGGGTGAGACGGACACTGGTGTCGTGCTCGAGAAGGTCGGATGGTCCATTGATCGCGAGCACGAGAAGCTCCGTCTTCACATGGGCCCGGGTTCGATCATGAATCTCGAAGGTCGCGTGCTGGCCGAGGCGATCGGCCGTGAGCTCGACCTGACCGAGGTCCTCCGCCGCGCGACGGAGACCTTCGACGGCGCGTGGGTTCTGGCGGGACTGCTCGGGCATGGCGATGCCTTCGTCTGCCGCGACCCGGCGGGCATCCGTCCCGTCTACTGGGTCCAGACCGAAACGGCGGTGGCGGTCGCCAGCGAGCGAGCGGCGATCTCGACCGTCTTCGACCTCGATCCCTCCGCCATCGAGCCGATTCCGCCGGCACACGCCCTCATCATGAAGGCCGACGGCCGCATCGAGTGCCGCGCCTACACCGAGGCGACGCCGCAGCGCTCCTGCACCTTCGAGCGCATCTACTTCAGCCGCGGCAACGATCGCGATATCTACCGCGAGCGAAAGGCCCTCGGTCGCAATCTCGCCGATGGCGTGCTCCGCGCCATCGATCACCGCCTCGATCAAGCCGTCCTCGGCTTCATTCCGAACACCTCGGAGACGGCGTACCTCGGCCTTGTGCAGGAGCTCGAACAGCGCTGGCGCTCGGAGTGCATCTCGAAGATCACCCAGCTTCAGGCCAGTGGCGAAGCGACCCCCGACGCTCTCGCTCGCCTGCTCCGCGGCGGCCCGCGATTTGAGAAGGTGGCCCACAAGGATCAGCGCCTGCGCACCTTCATCACCCATGACGAAGCGCGGCGCGATCTCGTGAGCCATGTCTACGACATCACGCGCGGCACGGTCGGACCCGATGACGCCCTGGTGGTCGTCGACGACTCGATCGTGCGCGGAACGACGCTGCGCGAATCGATCATCACCATGCTCGCGCGGCTCAACCCAGCGAAGATCGTCGTGGCCAGTTCCGCGCCGCCCATCAAGTACCCCGATTGCTACGGCATCGACATGGCGCGCCTCGGCAACTTCATCGCCTTCGAAGCCGCCATCGAGGTCATTCGCGAGCGGGGTGAGGAGGCGCTCCTCGAGGAAGTCGAGGATCGCTGCACCGCCCAGGTCGAATTGCCTCCAGATCGACTCCAGAACTGGGTGCGGTTGATCTACGACCATGTGGGCGACGAGGCCCTCTCCGCCAAGGTGGCCCAGCTCGTTCGCTCGCCAACCCTCGAGTGGCGCGGCGAGATCGCGGTCGTCTACCAGAGCGTGGAGGGGCTCCGATCGGCCATGCCCGAGCACACCGGCGACTGGTATTTCACCGGGGAGTACCCCACCCCCGGAGGCCTCCGGATCCTGAACACGGCCTACCTGCGGTGGCGACGAGCCGATGAGCGACGGGCCTACGAACCCGAGCCAACCGCTTGACGCATCCGGGGGGCTCTGTTCTACTGGCCAATCTTCGCCCCGGAAGGGGCTTGTCGCCCCCGTCGCCCGATTGGCACCCCCTCTTATGGCTCGATACACAGGCCCCAAGGTCAAGCTCTCCCGTCGCGTCGGCGTGCCCGTCGCGGATATCCCCAAGCACACCGCGAAGCGCCAGCTCACCCCTCCCGGGATGCACGGCTTCCGCGGCAAGCGAAGCAAGGCCTACGGCATCCGCAAGGATGAGAAGCAGAAGCTTCGCTACCACTACTCGGTGCTGGAGCGACAGTTCCGGCGCTACATGGGTGAGGCGAGCCGCTCCAAGGGCAACACGGGCGAGGTGCTCATGCAGCTCCTCGAGCGACGGTTGGACAATGTCGTGCGTCGCGCCGGATTCGCTCGCACCATCTGGGCGGCTCGTCAGCTCGTGGCTCACGGCCAGACGCTCGTCAACGGTCACAAGGTCGATCGCCCCAGCTTCAGCGTGAAGCCGGGTGATGTCATCACGCTCAAGCCGAAGATCCACACGCTCATTCGCGAGAACATGGAATCGCTCGCCGGCCACATCGTGCCCGGTTGGATCGAGGTCAATCCGTCGGAACTCTCCGTCCGTGTGGTGGCCGTTCCCACCTCGGATCAGATTCCGTTCGATGTCAACATCAATCTGATCATCGAGTTCTATCGCTGATCGAGAGGCCGCCGCGACGAGCGGCGGTCGGGGCCCATGTTCAAGTTCCTCCGTCAGTACAACAAGTGGATCCTGGTGGTCTTCGGGGGCCTCCTGATGGTCGTCTTCCTGGTGCCCACCACCATCCAGGAGTTCTCCCGCCAGAGCGCGACGCTCGGCGGAACATGGGCGCATCACGGCGGCTCGAAGGTCTCCGAGGGTGAGCGAGTGCGCCTTGCCGGACAGCTTCAGACGCTTGATACGCTCGAGCGCGGCGGTGGCATGCCGATCCTCACGCAGCTTCGCGTGCTGACCGGCCTCGATCCGCGCAATCCGGAACACTGGTTCCTTCTCGTCCGCGAGGCCGAGGCCGCGGGCTTCATCGGAGGCCCCGAGGAGGGCCGCGCGTGGATCCAGGATCAGATCCTGATGAGCGACGGCAGCATCACCGAGGCGGAGATCCTCGGGCGCCTCGCCGGCAACTCACGCCAGACGCCCACGCAGGTGCTCGAAGCGCTTGCGAACGCGCGCGGTGTCGTTCGCCTGCTCAACATGGCGGCCCTGCTGCCGATCTCTGACGCTCGAGCGCGGCTCGCGGCGCTCGAGACGCAGACCAATGCGTCCGCCGATGTTGTCGTCATCGATGCGTCGAAGCCCCTGCCGAACGATGATCCCGCCCCGCCGACGCGCGAGGCGATGGTCGCACACTTCGAGAAGTACCGGGATGTGGCTCCGGGCATCGGCGAACTCGGCTTCGGCTACCTCGTGCCGAACAGGGTTCGGCTTGAGTGGTTCCGTATTCCCGCCGAGAGCGTGCAACTCAGCCTTGAGGGCGATCCTCGCCTGAGCGAGCTTGAGGTCCGCAAGACCTATCTGCGAGACCCCGGCGCGTTCTTCCCTCCGGGCATCGGCGGCGGCTTCCCCAATTTCGACGATGTCGCCGGCGAAGTGCGCGTGAAGGTCACCGATCGCGTCGCCCGCGAACGCATGTCGGAGATCGAGCGATTCGTCGAGGATCAGTTCGCGATGGCGTTGCGCGGCGCCAACCGTCGAGGTGGGTACTTCGACCTCACGGCCGATCTCCGCGCGGCGCAGCCGAGCTTTGACTCGATCGTCAAGGCGGTCTCCGAGCAGTTCCAGATTCCGGTGCCCGAGTACACGGCATCCGAGGAGTGGATCCGTCCGATGGACGCGGCGACCCTGCCGCGCATCGGCGCGGCGACCACCACGCGCTTCGGTCCACGGGCCCGGCGGCTCGGTGAGCTGCTCGAAGTGCTCCGTGAGTTCGGCGGTTCGCCGACGATCGTCGTCCAGGAGGGCGTCGCCGGTCCACCTCTTACCATGCCGTCGCTGACCGGCGCCGTGGGTGATTCGTTCTTCTTCCGCGTGGTCGAGGCGTCACCGGCCCATGCACCGGCGTCGCTCGAAGAGGTCGAAGATGCCGTTCGCAACGACCTTCTGCGGCTTGCTCGCTTCGAGCGCCTGAAGAGCGAGATCCCCGAGATCGAGAAGCTCGCTGTGACCGAGGGGCTTAACGCCGTCGCCGATCGCTTCGGCACCTCGGTGCAGTTCATGCCGCGCATCAGCGAAGGTTCGCCGGTGAACATCCCCGGCCTCGGACAGGATCCGCAGGCGATCAAGGCGATCATGGAGCGGGCTGTGCAGCTCCCCAAGACGACCCCCGTGGCCGATGTACCGGACGCCGATCGAACCTTTGTCGTCTCGGCGCCCACGAAGCTTGCGCTTCTGGCCGTGCGATTGACCTCGCTGCGTCCCCTCTCCGCCGAGGACTTCGAGCAGCTTGCGTCGATGGGCCTCCTTCGGCGGAACATTGCGTCGCGCGTGCCCAACGCGCCGCTGGTTGAACTCTACGGACTCGAGCCGCTGAAGAGCCGACACGACTTCAGACTCGCGCGGCAGGAGACCGACAACGAACCAGGCACCGCGAGCCGCTGAGCATCGCACCGAAAGTCAAGGCTGTTCGAGGAGCTCGCCGCGCGGCTGTCGCGCAAGCCCCAGCCTGCCGGAGCCGAGACGCTCAAGCGCCGATCAGCTCACCTTTGAACCGGGCTTGACGGGCCGCTCAACCGCAAGGATCACGACATCGCGCTCGACCGTCTTGGGATCCGCTCCGGCGGCGGCGCCATCGGCGAGATCGCTCGCGGCGAGCACCATGCCCTGGCTGATCTCACCTCGAATGGTGCGAGGCGCGAGGTTCGCCACGATCACCACCTGTCGGCCGATCAGCGCAGCCGGGTCGTACCACTGCCGGATACCGGCGCAGACCTGACGACCTTCGGGAGTGCCATCATCGAGCCGAAGCTTCAGCAGCTTGTCGGCGTTCGGATGGTGTTCAGCATGCAGGACCGTCGCCACACGAAGATCGATCTTGGCGAAGTGATCGAACGAGATCGTCTCGGGCGCGGTGGCGGCGGCGGTCGCCGGCGCTGCGCCTGCGGCCGAGGGCTGGGGGGGATTCGTGGGGTTGGTCATGGGGACTCCTGAGTGGCGCCGAGAGTGGGCCGCCGGCTCGTGGTGACGGAAGAAGACCGGGCCCGGGACATCCGGGCCGTCGGCCTCTTGATTCAGGTGACGCCGACCGCCTCCGCATCGCGATCGGAGAGCCAGCCGCCATCACCTCGCTGCCTGACGGTGCGATCGCGGCGCCAGCTACGCTCGCAGCGCGGCTCCTGACGAAGGTCGTCGATCTCTGGCCCGCGCTCGTCGGCAGCCGTGCGGTCGAGGGTCACTCGGCTCACTCCGAAGAGGTCCGCAAGCTCCGCAGCAAAGGGCTCGAGCGCTCCGTCGGGGTCGGGAAGCGAGACGCCCGCGTCGAGCGGATTCTCGATGCCCCGAGCCTTCGCCTCTTCAAGCGCCTTCAGGACCTGCGAGCGTCGCGCCATCACGCGCTCCCAACCTGCATCGGCGGTGAAGGAGAGCCCTCGATGCACTTCGAGTTCGAGCCGCGCCGAAGCGTCCTGCCTGAGCGCCTGGAAGGCCTCATTCGCCGTGTGCGGAGTGAACGGTGCAAGCAGGCGACAGAGGACCTCGACGCACTCCCACATGACGCGCTGCGTTCGTCGGCGGCGCGGCGCATCGGGGCGATCGCAATAGAGACGATCCTTCGTCGCCGCGCAGTAGATGGTTGAGAGGGTCTCGTTGCAGAAGTCGAAGATCGCCTGCGA is part of the Phycisphaeraceae bacterium genome and encodes:
- the lpxA gene encoding acyl-ACP--UDP-N-acetylglucosamine O-acyltransferase yields the protein MAKIHPSAVIHGDVQLADDVVIGPNCVLFGPISLGAGTHLIAGAYLHGPLQMGENNALYPGVAIGFAPQDLGFDRSQPGSGCVIGSGNTFREHVTIHRGKTAHPTRVGNDNYWMACSHAGHDAVVGNRCIFANSTLLAGHVEIADRVITGGNTAIHQFVRLGRGVFMSGGVSLSLDAPPFVMVTGTNIGGSLNIIGMRRSGMPPEEIDAARWCYRTAIRNNLPRANALAKLRERAGIPIVDEYIRFIESAKRPLIHSTGRAVRGTHAAASSDSASARQDAAGADGAPAAPEWDGADE
- a CDS encoding MBL fold metallo-hydrolase, coding for MSLPSHEGTLECFIDAGLSPKQTGERLRLRNLLPIKPRVLILTHADSDHWRPTWAPHVERLHIRVLARREHHAALLEAGMPQRHLEVLPTGTAMELAPGVTLHALPTPHDEHGSTALRFESSAGRFAWLTDLGRAEPEVIDFAKDCEVVGIESNYCPDMQMASRRPLFLKQRIMGGRGHLSNEQCLSAVEAMVACRQTVQPHRFVLLHLSRDCNSPSRIRDLWRQRVPGLLDHVVITSQTIPTPVMSMASPARYDCIVP
- the rpsD gene encoding 30S ribosomal protein S4, coding for MARYTGPKVKLSRRVGVPVADIPKHTAKRQLTPPGMHGFRGKRSKAYGIRKDEKQKLRYHYSVLERQFRRYMGEASRSKGNTGEVLMQLLERRLDNVVRRAGFARTIWAARQLVAHGQTLVNGHKVDRPSFSVKPGDVITLKPKIHTLIRENMESLAGHIVPGWIEVNPSELSVRVVAVPTSDQIPFDVNINLIIEFYR